A segment of the Aureliella helgolandensis genome:
CAGAAAAGTAGTCTGTCGCCACCTGTTCAAACTGAATGAAGTCGCCCCAGTCGCGATCGACGCTACCGTCGGCCGAGTCGAGCAGATCGTTCAGGCTGCGTCCTGTGCCTGGAATGTCTTGATTGAGAGTCGAATTGAAGGCCAGCGAACTGGCGGCCTGGTCGAGCGAACCGAGAAGCGACAGGAGCTGGTCCTGAATCGGGGCTGTCAGCGAAGAGTCTATGAGCGCGGGAGCCTCCCCTTCTGCAGACAGACCATCGACCGCCAGCACTCGGCGATCTTCGAGGGACTCCATCTGCATCAGCCGCTTGCGGAATTCGTTTCGTTTTCGGCGACTGGCGGAAGACAGGGCGGCACGCTTTTTAGCAGTCATGACTATGCTCATGGGGGGGAGGCGAAGTGGACCAGTCGCTGCGGAGGGAAAGTCGATAGAAAACGCGAGGTCCCGCCAATAGCAGCTATTACTTAGACCTCCCAGAACAACCTGCCTGTCGCCCAATAAACTGCTCAAAAAATGGATTTGCACTAAAGTTTGTGATGTGGTGCCAAGCAGCCTGCACCAAATTGCCGCAGGCCTGTCAGTGTTTGGCTGCCTCAGTTGGCCCGCCAGACAAGCCGCCAGATAAAAAGAGATTGGCGAGTTGGCGACATTCGTGCCGGAGTTGTAGGTATAGTGTTACCATGTCATCACCCATCCTTCTTAGTCCCCGTCCCGATCCACTCGACGACTCGCTGGTTCAGCGCGCCAAGCTGGGAGACCAATTGGCGTTAGCCGAGCTATTCGGACGTTATCGTCCTAGATTGCGCAACATGGTCGCTTTTCGCATGGACCGGCATCTACAGGGCCGAATCGATCCGTCGGACGTTTTGCAAGACGCTTTCATCGTTTTGGCGGACCGTCTGCATGAGTATGTCCCAGAGAAGAAGATGACCTTCTTTGTTTGGGTCCGCCTAGTAACCATGGAGCGCTTGCTACGTTTGCATCGTGATCATATTCAAACGCAAAAGCGTGACGCACGTCGTGAACTTTCCATCGAGCAACAGCTTGGAACCGACGCCACGAGTATGTCGATTGCAGCGGGCCTATTGGCTAGCGCGACTTCAGCCTGCAACAGGATGGCACGCAAGGAACAGCGCGTGGCGCTGCTGTCGCTGTTAGCTAAAATGGACGAACTCGATCGAGAAATCATTGCGCTCCGTATTTTCGAAGCCCTAACCAATGGCGAGGCAGCCGAAATCCTTGGTCTTACCAAGCAAACAGCTAGCAAACGTTTTATCCGCGCCATCTCCCGCCTCCGCGAAGAAATGGTGCAAATCCCAGGATTTGCCGAATTGTTTTAGCTTTGCATAGTTACGCTACCGACCGACAGCCTTCGAATCAGACACCATGCTCGCTTAGCTCCGATGCACAATTCGATATGCAACGATGATTGAACCTAGCCAAGATCCCGAGAGCCAGGACAGCCAGATCGACAGTTTGGCTGACGAGTACTTGGGCCTATTGCGAGCCGGAACAGCGCCACCAATTGCAGATTTCGCTGGGCAACATCCAGAAGTCGCTCTCGCTCTTCGCGCTGTACTGGAAACGCTTGTCGCGTTGCATCAAATAGTCCCTCAAGAATCGGGATCCACATCGAGTATTTATGGTGAGAATCACCAGGCTACGTTCCCAAAGTTTGACGACTATCGACTGTTGAGCGTCGCGGGGCAGGGGGGGATGGGAGTCGTGTATGAGGCGATTCAAGTGTCACTCGACCGTCGCGTGGCATTGAAAGTCCTGCCTCATTATCTGTCTCGCGATCTTCTGGCTGTAGAGCGTTTTCGCGTGGAGGCCTGTGCAGCGGCCAAATTGCATCACACCAACATCGTACCGGTCTTCGAAGTTGGCGAGCAGGGCAAGCAGAGTTTTTATGCGATGCAGTTTATCGATGGTGAGTCGTTGGACAAAGTCATCCGAAAACTGCGCAATTTCCGACAGTATTCCGCCGCAGGCAGTCCAGTCATCAAGCATGTCCGTGGAATGCCGCAAACTTCGGTAGACGCCATGCGCTGTCAAACCGGTCTCCACTCACAAGAACCAGCGTCCATTGTTGAACATACGACTCTGGCGCCTCCCAATGAGCCAGCCCCTGTTACAGATGAAGCAGACAGCGGCGACACCCGCCCCATGCATACTGCGGGTCTACTTGATTCAGCAACACAACTTCTCGACCCAAGCTCAACTTTCGCATCAGCTAGCGATGCTAAACCTTTTTACCGAAATGTCGCTCGGCTTGGTCGGCAGGTAGCTCTAGCTCTCCAACATGCACACGTTCATGCCGTTCTTCATCGCGACATCAAACCAGCCAATCTAATGCTGGATCTGACCGGCAATATTTGGGTTACCGATTTTGGGCTGGCGAAAACTGAAACCGACGAACTGACGCGCGACGGCGATGTGGTGGGAACTTTACGCTACATGGCACCGGAGCGGTTTAGCGGAACTTATGATGCGCGCAGTGACATCTACTCGCTGGGAGTCACCTTGTACGAGCTAATCGGCTTGCAACCCGCATTCAACTCACGGGATCGACTGAGCCTAATTGAAACGATTAAGAATGGTGACACGCTGCCACTACGATCGCTGAATCGACGCATCCCCTATGATCTGCAGACAATTGTCGGCAAGGCCATGGAATCGCAACCAGCGCGGCGTTATCAGTCGGCGCAGACCATGGCTGACGATTTGCAGCGTTTCCTCGATGGCCAGCCGATCCAAGCCCGGCGGGTTTCCAATCTGGAACGGCTGTGGCTGTGGTCCCACAAGAATGCGGCCTTGGCCGCTTCTCTGGCGATTGTCATGTGCTTGCTACTGTTTGGCGCAATTGGCTCAACACTGGCGGCCATTGCACAATCACACCTCGCTTTAGAAATGTCGCTTCTAGCGACGGCCAAGGAAGCTCAGTCCATCGAAGCTTTGAAGCAACGAGATATAGCCTTTCACAATGCTTACTTCGCCGACATTCGCCAAGCCCAGCAGGACTGGGAAAATGGTCATACACGGCGAATGCTAATGACGCTTCAACGCTATGTTCCGACCGGTGACCATCAAGATATCCGTGGCTGGGAATGGTTTTACTTGCTCTCGCTTGCACATCAAGATGAGGCCACCATTTCGGATTTCGAAGGGACCGCCCCACAGATCCAGTGGTCTCGCGATGGAGAGCGCATCTTCAGTTGCGGGACGGACGGGACAATCTGCGTACGAAACGGGCAAGGCAAACTGTTGGTGTCGATAGCGATTCCGAAGGTCCGCCAATTTGCACTGAATTACAACGATAAGCAGTTGGCAACAGTCAGTGACGACGAAGTCGTGCGAATCTGGGATACCCACTCGGGCGAGCTCGTGCAGACGATTCGCCTACCTCAGCGACAACTGGTCAGCGTGGGCTGGGGAAAAATCCCAAACCTGATTGTGGTCGCTGCCCGACCGACGGTGGATGTTCCAGGCGGCGAAGTGATTCTGATCGATCGGATTACTGAACTCGTACTCCAACGACACGACAGTGCAGCGGGGATTGCCAATTGGCTGCATGTACATCCGCAGGGAGATGGATTGGCCGTCGGTGGACCCGGTATTGGAATCACAATTGGGTTTATAACGCAAAAAGATGTAATTGAAATAGGTGCTTCGCTATTCGGGCATGTCAATCGGGTGACCTGTTCGGCATGGCATCCAGATGGGCGGTGGATCGCAGTTGGGGTAGAAACACGCGGGGTTTGCGTTTTCGAAATTGACCGAAACACGCCGCAGCCCAAACTGCTCTTCCAAACCGACGATTCAGCCACAGCCGACGCGGTAGCCTTCTCCATCGATGGCAAACAGTTGTTCGTCGGAAACCGCTCGCAACGCATCGACGTGTACGACCTGGACTCACAACAGAGAACGGCATCTTTCAAAGGACATCTCGGGTCGATACTATCGATCGCTCCGCATCCATCAGGAACTTTGCTTGCCTCCAGTTCGGCGGATGGCACCATCAAAGTGTGGCGCACGGATGCTGTTGTTGACGCCGCTGAGCCTGTCAGCGTGCCGCAAGATTGCCACGGCGACAGCCCCGACGGCAGTTGGAAATGGCAACAGCTTGGAAACCAAGTGCTGATCACCGATGCGGCATCAGGAGATGAACTCACCCGGCTCTCTCCGTTTAATGGATTAAATCAAGATACGTGTGCACCGGCTCGAGTCAAATTGTTCCCCGAGGTAAATCGCGCCCTATTCTGGCCGACACCCCATGAAGTGGGAGGACCGCGAAGAATCTGGGTTTGTGATACCGTCAATTGGAAAAACACATTAGACCTTGGCAATGTTCGGTTCCAAGCTCCTTGGGCCGATTTGAGAGGTGATTTTGCCATCATGGCTCAGAATGGAGTCGCAAAGCTTTTCGATGGTCGCACCGGAGGCCTCCATTCCGTGTTGGTCTCATCCGGTAGTCCACCGGGGTTAAATGATCGAATTGAAGACTTCGACGGTGGTATGGTTGTCATGTTGAGTCCCAGCGGCGCTCGATTTGTGACCTGCGCGGGTGCTGAAGTGAAGATTTGGGATTCTGAAACGCGAGTTGAGCTAGCCACTCTAATTGGGCATCGCCCCGGCAATTTCGTGTCGCGCCTGGGGTGGAGCAACCTCGGAAATTTCTTCGCCACCGGAGCCACGGATCAGACAATCGTCCTATGGGACGCACAGCAACTTCGGCAAATGCAAACCTTGCGAGGACTGCAAGATACGCCCGACACCGACCTGTTTGGGTTTAATCATGATGACTCGCGCTTTATCGCAGCCGACTCGCAAAACCTAAAACTGTGGGATGTGGCAAGCGGACGCGAAGTGCTATCAATGGAGCGCGGCCCACAGACACCATCCGTATTTAGGAAATTTGTAGAGAGTGACTCTGCAGTAAAGCTTGGCTTGTCTGATGCCGCCCTGCGTTTTGAGCAACTAGCCAGGGGTGAATCGCTGCGCAATGATCGTGACCTCATCGACCACTTCCGTCACGACACCCTACTGGGACTCGCCCGCTATCTCGTATTCAGTTCTCCAAGCGATAGTCCGCCTAGTAATCCGCCAGAAAGAGCGATAGCTTTAACCAATCAAGCGTTGAAACTGAAACCAACCGACGCCGAGTCTCTATTCCTACATGCACTGGCGCTCTACCGAGCTGCCGATTTCACGGAGTCCCTGCGAGTGCTCAAGTTGGCGTCAGACTCCGGCTTGGCGGACGATTACGCACTGAAAATCCTGCGGTCA
Coding sequences within it:
- a CDS encoding sigma-70 family RNA polymerase sigma factor, with the protein product MSSPILLSPRPDPLDDSLVQRAKLGDQLALAELFGRYRPRLRNMVAFRMDRHLQGRIDPSDVLQDAFIVLADRLHEYVPEKKMTFFVWVRLVTMERLLRLHRDHIQTQKRDARRELSIEQQLGTDATSMSIAAGLLASATSACNRMARKEQRVALLSLLAKMDELDREIIALRIFEALTNGEAAEILGLTKQTASKRFIRAISRLREEMVQIPGFAELF
- a CDS encoding protein kinase domain-containing protein — its product is MIEPSQDPESQDSQIDSLADEYLGLLRAGTAPPIADFAGQHPEVALALRAVLETLVALHQIVPQESGSTSSIYGENHQATFPKFDDYRLLSVAGQGGMGVVYEAIQVSLDRRVALKVLPHYLSRDLLAVERFRVEACAAAKLHHTNIVPVFEVGEQGKQSFYAMQFIDGESLDKVIRKLRNFRQYSAAGSPVIKHVRGMPQTSVDAMRCQTGLHSQEPASIVEHTTLAPPNEPAPVTDEADSGDTRPMHTAGLLDSATQLLDPSSTFASASDAKPFYRNVARLGRQVALALQHAHVHAVLHRDIKPANLMLDLTGNIWVTDFGLAKTETDELTRDGDVVGTLRYMAPERFSGTYDARSDIYSLGVTLYELIGLQPAFNSRDRLSLIETIKNGDTLPLRSLNRRIPYDLQTIVGKAMESQPARRYQSAQTMADDLQRFLDGQPIQARRVSNLERLWLWSHKNAALAASLAIVMCLLLFGAIGSTLAAIAQSHLALEMSLLATAKEAQSIEALKQRDIAFHNAYFADIRQAQQDWENGHTRRMLMTLQRYVPTGDHQDIRGWEWFYLLSLAHQDEATISDFEGTAPQIQWSRDGERIFSCGTDGTICVRNGQGKLLVSIAIPKVRQFALNYNDKQLATVSDDEVVRIWDTHSGELVQTIRLPQRQLVSVGWGKIPNLIVVAARPTVDVPGGEVILIDRITELVLQRHDSAAGIANWLHVHPQGDGLAVGGPGIGITIGFITQKDVIEIGASLFGHVNRVTCSAWHPDGRWIAVGVETRGVCVFEIDRNTPQPKLLFQTDDSATADAVAFSIDGKQLFVGNRSQRIDVYDLDSQQRTASFKGHLGSILSIAPHPSGTLLASSSADGTIKVWRTDAVVDAAEPVSVPQDCHGDSPDGSWKWQQLGNQVLITDAASGDELTRLSPFNGLNQDTCAPARVKLFPEVNRALFWPTPHEVGGPRRIWVCDTVNWKNTLDLGNVRFQAPWADLRGDFAIMAQNGVAKLFDGRTGGLHSVLVSSGSPPGLNDRIEDFDGGMVVMLSPSGARFVTCAGAEVKIWDSETRVELATLIGHRPGNFVSRLGWSNLGNFFATGATDQTIVLWDAQQLRQMQTLRGLQDTPDTDLFGFNHDDSRFIAADSQNLKLWDVASGREVLSMERGPQTPSVFRKFVESDSAVKLGLSDAALRFEQLARGESLRNDRDLIDHFRHDTLLGLARYLVFSSPSDSPPSNPPERAIALTNQALKLKPTDAESLFLHALALYRAADFTESLRVLKLASDSGLADDYALKILRSLCLKNADSADDASAAASEAFEALNLADEIDLEHCNLVSEFAHAFIPSEQAHDEQLRIVVNTLQDGLDEDASTTSLREALLLAPKHARIEFNVSGTIKLKFGPLEIQRSLQIIGSGCEKIAISGCHKTRLLIVDDGDPTLLSDVALSGIRFTAGHSQAKSDSRILEFHDGPRGSIYSHESLSISDCQLDANHVSSGWGGAIYTDEDSVLKVIRTSFTNNSAMSGGALCTAPNSSVSIDSCTFAHNLQTARLSGVGSAIENGGMLRIFNSTFSQNGAFRGGAVDTPTQGNQVEIRHCTFTQNRGGAISTHTDPVAHQQFRAVIANCILWGNTNEKGEPLDILATDGVQADISQSIVGVVQGDTIDAVANLTDVDPRLAALADNGGPTKTHALLEGSPAIDAGSITELKFDQRGPPYARTLHSIPDIGAFEFGNDAMARDR